The proteins below are encoded in one region of Gammaproteobacteria bacterium:
- a CDS encoding RDD family protein: MNELTQESPRYVGLARRLLCMFYDTLLLIAIWMVAVLIVELLAGHRFDGPAMTFYLTLVTFAFIGWFWVNGGQTLGMKTWQVRVVTDAGGPLDWKRAAQRFAWAAVSLSIFGIGFLWALFDEKSRTLHDILSHTHLERV; encoded by the coding sequence ATGAATGAATTGACTCAGGAATCGCCCCGATACGTAGGGCTGGCACGCCGGCTGTTGTGCATGTTTTACGACACGCTTTTATTGATCGCCATCTGGATGGTAGCGGTGCTGATCGTCGAATTACTGGCCGGTCATCGCTTCGACGGCCCGGCGATGACCTTCTATCTGACCCTGGTAACCTTCGCCTTTATCGGCTGGTTCTGGGTCAACGGCGGGCAGACCCTGGGCATGAAAACGTGGCAGGTGCGGGTGGTGACCGACGCGGGCGGCCCGCTGGACTGGAAGCGGGCCGCACAGCGCTTTGCCTGGGCGGCGGTTTCGCTGTCCATCTTCGGGATCGGCTTCCTCTGGGCGCTGTTCGACGAAAAGTCGCGCACACTGCACGACATTCTGTCGCACACACACCTGGAACGGGTTTAG
- the lptG gene encoding LPS export ABC transporter permease LptG: protein MKILDRYLARTITVGTLVALFMLVSLDAMFALVNQIGDIGKGNYDWLHAILFVALGMPRRMYELFPTSMLLGSLLSLGTLANHSELIAMRAAGVPIAGIVRSTLKAGLLLMLAAMTLGELVAPHAEAYAQRMKTEARNANVSVQGLGNLWAKDGDRILHVQSVLLDHRLLGIKVFVLGRDMTLKQSISARSARYDDGEWTLDDVRRSIITPTGVTVETRPSERWKHLISPELFSVIVVEPQQMSAWALARYVAYLRANRLDARRYEYAFWSRFTVPLSSLVMLLLAMPFVFGSQRKTGFGQQLFVGIMVGLGFYLLSRLSGSFGLAYGLSPFLSAASPLLLFLAASLVALRRVR from the coding sequence GTGAAGATTCTCGACCGTTATCTGGCCCGTACGATCACGGTCGGCACCCTCGTGGCGTTGTTCATGCTGGTCTCTCTGGATGCCATGTTCGCGCTGGTGAATCAAATCGGCGACATCGGCAAGGGCAATTATGATTGGCTGCATGCCATTCTGTTCGTTGCGCTGGGTATGCCGCGGCGTATGTACGAGCTGTTTCCCACCTCGATGTTGCTCGGCAGCCTGCTCAGTCTCGGCACCCTCGCCAACCACAGCGAACTAATCGCAATGCGCGCCGCCGGCGTTCCGATCGCGGGCATCGTCCGCTCCACGCTCAAGGCCGGCCTGTTGCTGATGCTGGCAGCCATGACACTGGGGGAGTTGGTCGCCCCGCATGCCGAGGCCTACGCGCAGCGCATGAAGACCGAGGCGCGCAATGCCAACGTTTCGGTACAGGGTCTGGGCAACCTGTGGGCCAAGGATGGCGACCGCATCCTGCACGTACAGTCCGTGCTGCTCGATCACCGGTTGCTGGGCATCAAGGTTTTCGTGCTGGGTCGGGACATGACGCTGAAGCAGAGCATTTCGGCGCGTTCGGCGCGTTACGACGACGGAGAATGGACGCTGGACGATGTCAGACGCAGCATCATCACCCCCACCGGCGTCACGGTGGAGACCCGTCCCAGCGAACGGTGGAAGCACCTGATCTCCCCCGAACTGTTCAGCGTCATTGTCGTCGAGCCGCAGCAGATGTCCGCCTGGGCGCTGGCCCGCTACGTGGCGTATCTGCGCGCCAACCGTCTGGACGCCCGTCGGTACGAATACGCCTTCTGGTCGCGGTTTACCGTGCCGCTGTCCAGTCTCGTCATGCTGCTGCTGGCCATGCCATTCGTGTTCGGTTCCCAGCGCAAGACCGGTTTCGGGCAGCAGTTGTTCGTTGGCATCATGGTCGGACTGGGTTTTTATCTGCTCAGCCGGCTGTCGGGCAGTTTCGGGCTCGCCTACGGCCTGTCGCCCTTCCTGAGTGCGGCGAGTCCCTTGTTGTTGTTCCTGGCGGCCAGCCTAGTCGCCCTGCGGCGGGTACGTTAG